One Drosophila gunungcola strain Sukarami chromosome 2R unlocalized genomic scaffold, Dgunungcola_SK_2 000004F, whole genome shotgun sequence genomic window, CTTTCTCTGTTCTCTGTTCTTAATCACACACGGTAGACACACACTAAAGCGAGCTTTGGATGCACAGAGTTCTTCGCATCGAAATCGAATCGATATTTGAATTGCATGTTGTTGATGCTAAAGCTGAAGCATGTAGCGCTTAAGTAGGAATCGTAgtaattattacatttttatttcgttgttACTTACATTTGTAAATGCCCCGACCAGAGGGataaaccaaaaccaaaaacaagaaaaccaAAGCCAGTAATCGATTCAAACTTTAATACGTTAATAGACTTACCTTAAAACATTTGTCCAAATCTTATGTAAACTTGGAATAACTATACACCCCCAGACACACTGTATATATTTCCAGCCCTGAAAAAGATCATCCCAAAAGTATTTGCAGTGACCAAGTGAAACATTTGCTCATCTTGTTTATTCCAAAGTCGGAAGAGAACTGCATAATGCATAAAACgttattttgttgttaataCTCGGTATCCTAGATCCTAGCCATTAAGCTGTACTCTCGGTTCTCGCTTGGAGcctacaacaaaaaacaaaaatcaaagaacCGCACGCATCATATCACGTAACGAAGCAACAATGAGACCGAATTTTGGTAACCTATCGATCTTAAAGTAGTTTGCCTCATAGAACCTGCCACCAGCACCAAACTGTATAAAGTACCGATCACCCTGGTCCCTTTGGTTTATGTTCAACAAGTGATAATTAGATTGTAAGTAGATGATACCCGACCCCAATTCCGATCCCTAACCCTCAGATCCGTAATACAACCCGTATCCCTCattatgaaattgaaattgaatcaATTCTCATTCATGCTAGTGATAGTTTTAaaacgaatcgaatcgaatcggaACTTATAGCTTACATAGCTtatgatttacatttttggaattttacgtaatgttataaattaatagttaTGATTATAATTATCATCTCGACTAGAGTATTCGACTTGAAGTTTTGTATTCTAAGCGTAAACCTTTTCATTTGTATAATTGAAGATTGGCCAATAAACAACCATTTTTACCATATATATCTAGCAAAATTTACTCTCAACTTTTGCTGTTTAACTTTTAGCTTCAATTTGCTTTATCTACTTGCTACTCACTTAACCAACTTTTCAACATTCGTGCACTTTTGCCCACGCATTTGTATAATATTAACCCCTAGACTTGGCTTTAGTTGAAAAATGCTTcacgaaaatattaaaaagaaaaacaatagaATATCCATATCCGTCCAGCACAGGTAAGTcacaagcaaaacaaaaaataaaaactctaaTCCAAAAAGTACAGTTGCGCACCTTTTTCTTAGTTCGCTCTTGCCTCGCTCGTAGATGGATGGGATATCGGATTTTAGCCGGCCTATCTTGGTGGTACACACAAACACCTTCACTCCGGCACCCTCCTACTCCTAGACCCCTCCCCCAAACCCCCTTCCCCTCCTCAAAACCCCCTAAACTTAGCGAAAATCCCTAATGCAATGCTTacactatttatttttaatttcaatttgtatgGTTTCTTGCTTTCCTGGTATGTTGGTTTGTTCAATAACAGataaacttatatattttaaccaCAAATATCTAACCGATTTTGGTTTGTGAATGTTGACAATATTCTTATAACCAgtatttgattgattgattgacgGTTAATGCGTTTcaaagtttaaacaaaaacattaatcGAAAACAGGCAATGAagttaaacaacaaaattaacacACACGGATTTTGTAGTGCAAAactaacatattttaatttagtacTTTTTGTAGTTCCAACATCTATCTCAGCGCCAACACACTCTCTATTTCTCTTTCTCTGTATCTCCTCTATATCTCTCTGTATATCTTTCTATTTGTTTAACTATCTCTCACTCTTTCCTAACTCTGTTTGATCTTAAGACTCTTTTTACTAACTTTCTTCCAAAAACAGAAACCACATAGAACTCTTCCACTAGAGACACACCTGTAGCATatagtaaaacaaaaataaaacaatacaaatacacGCAAAAACACAAATGCCACTCACTGAATGTTAGCGAAATATATACAGAAAATACGATACAGTTACAGAATAAGCGATGCACTTAGAGAAAACACTCAAACAACTCATGAATATACTAAAAACCAATGGTGAATTTTTACTACTTGTAGGCGCGTTTTTTCAAACAGAACATACAATTAAATACCGTTTTAAAGAGCCCGATAATGATGGGCTTAAGCTTGACATCCATAGATTCCTCACAATACAAAAAGCACTAAATTAATATCAAAGATCTTACCAATATAGCGAAATGCTAAGTAAAATGATTATTGGTATTGGTTGATgaatattgcaaaaaaaaaagagaaaaacctAGGAGACACAAAAAGCTCAAAAACCAACTCTCTAGAAGAAATCAGCAGTcgcttttatgttttaattttagatattggttcgttttttttcaattattcatCTTGAATATAGCAGataattccaatttttttgaattgagTTAACACCTCAGCTCTCCACGCTCACATCTGGTAATTCCCACCTCTCGCTCAATCACTCACCTTTTCACCTTCTCACCTCAACTCACCTTGTCAAATGGCATCCACATATGTTCCACCAGTGGCGTACACAAGAATTTTGTTATGGTGgctttgaaatttaaattatttattttttatttgtcgtaaaaaagtaaataaggTAAAATAAGAACtgaaatttagttttatttcagatttattttttactttaggaaattttaatttttaaaaaataaaccaaaaaaatcttGTACGCCACTGTGTTTCACCACCAACAAGGTTGCTCAGGTGCGATAGAGAGCTCTTTCTGTCCCTCTTTCGCAGCTGTGCCACGCCCCTCCACCCACAGCCACCCACGAAAATGGTGCTTTTTCACATACGACACCACTGTCTGACTATGTTTTTCATCATGTACGCCATCGCAATCCATGCACAGTGGTCGCAATGCCGCGACAGCCGTACcacaaatgcaaacaaaaaatattatttaatttgttaaaagttaatttctGGCATTTGTGGACGGCAGGCGCGCGTGCATTACCGAGCATCTGAAACTTCGAgggtaaaaatgaaaaatatggCGCCGCCTGTTACCGGCGAACATTCCCAAAAAGATCGCTTTTGGCCACAGGCGGTCGCCGCCCCAACTGTAATTGTGAACATCCGTGCGGccatttcccaaaaaaaaaaaacaaaaaaacaaataatagaTGCCCAAAAAAACCGAGGATACAAAATGCAGCTGAAAAAACCGTTGGAGGATCGGCGAGGGAACTTATCAAATCAAGCTTATTCTGCTTGGGGCTTTAAAACAAAGCTTTGAGGCTTACTTTTTACTAAGCAGGTGCTTCCAACTCGCTTTGCTggacaaatacaaaaaaaataacgaaaataatTACCATTCAAAATCGCTTGCCCAACTCAGCATACTCCCTGAAAATCGTTAAAGAATATcgacaatattttaattgtattccAAAAAGTAAAGATTTAAAGTCAACGAGCACCTTAAAAACTATCAAGACAATGTAAttagcaaataaacaaaaataagcaaaacagCGAGTACGAAAAGCCTTGTAAGAGattataataaatcaaaagcatttaatggaaaaaaaaaattgaaattatttgaaatttagaAGGAACGGATTTAAAACACAGGTAGTTTTCTATATTAATGTATTCTTTTACAATCTCgccaaataaaatactaaaatgccaattacaaaataaactaatGTTTTTATCTATGTTTTAAATCTGCATTTTGGAACTAAACATATCACttcatgtttttttaattttagagcaaataaatttagtgACAAACGACGGTTTCCCAGATTTCAAAACCCAGGCGTTAGCACATTTTACCTCCAGCGCATTGGTGAGCTCTTACCGATAGCCCGCACAAAATCCCCTAACGCCTGGCCACTCCGAATTATTTGTCCACCACTAGCTGGCAGCTGGCGATTTGGGGCTGCGtaaattaacaacaaattaaataaatgcagcTGGTCGCCACCAATCCGAATGTATGCATTTACTCCCCCACAAAATTCCACAGATTTAGCCGAAAACCGCAATCAAAATGGATTAATATTTCCCCAGGAGGCCTTGCCAAAATAATTTCGCCACTCTGCTGACGATTGCACGACTCCGACAACTCCGAAAATCTCATTCGTAATGGCCGCCCATAAGTAAAAACGTGTCCCGCTGCTGAAGAACAATTTCGTACGTTTGCGCTAGCTAAACTCCTTAAAATATAGCTGTAAACGGAGCGGCAGTGGTAAATACGCTGAAAATCACATCATTTTGTCATTTCGCAGGCATACTATTTGCCAAACAGTGTGAAAAATGTGCGTGAAAAAATctaaatcgatttttttgtttgtgaaaaaaaaaatcattccGCGTTGAGCTTAGTGCGCGAAGAGCTCGCCAGGGGGCGCTAGCATAACGTTCGGAGTGTTATCGGAGTGAGAGGCCGCGATTTACGAGCGGGCAACGGCGATATATCGATAACATTTGTGTcattaaattgaagttttttaatacaaGACAGAGTGTTTAGGCGggcttaaaattacaaaagtggttatttaatttgtaatgtaCATTTTATAAGGCTGCCAAGTGAAATTGAGGAAAATAAACGATTTTTAAGAGCGGCCGCTCATCGTTATCGCCGCCGTCGGTGCAAATTAATCGCGGCCTTGCACTCCGAGGCGTCGTCGGTTTTCGGCTCTCTGGCCGCCATTATTGCTTTCCAGCGAAACCACGCTATACGCAAAATCGGGTTTATATGTGTAAATTTTTCGAGCGATTTATCAACCAGATTGCGCTCGCTGCTGCTTGAAAAGTGCGGTAAAGTGTGTGAAAAATTAGTCCcgatcttaaaaaatatacgcACATGATGGTTGGAGACTATTTAGCCagataaaagcaaaaaacaaaacccacaTGAGGCGGAGTTTgcttgggtttttttttctcaattaaCAGAGTTCTGtacaaacaaaatgtaaactaACAGCGCACTGCAAAGTGAGAAATCTCTTGAAAAAGCATTTTGAAATTCGCCGCGTTTGTTTAAGGTGTGTGTTTTTGCGCGCGTGTGTTTGTTTATGCCGCCTTTTTTCGTCTCGGCTTTCTATGATTTTGCACTTTTCGcagttttataaaagaaaaaatgcgcaataaaaaaaggcaaaggcaatgATTCATCGCGACTATGTTTTTGTGcgtgttttattaatttaaggcAGAAAAGAGCAATGTATATATGCGGCATGTGTATATGTGATATTTTTCCCGCGCGCGCTGCCCCACACATTTAAATGTGCGTGTGTCCGTGTGTccgtgtgtgtgagtgcgttGTTTACTAactagtttttgttgttgttttcgatTCTAGATTTTTATCAGCCAAAACGATAACACAAAAAACCAAGGCgaagtaataataaataataacaaaaggAAGAAGAACCAAATTTCAACTTTTGCCTAAAACGATGATGAACTGAAATGTGCAAATTTGATGAACGTAATTATGCCAATTCACACAGAACCTTCGATTTCAACGTGAAAAATGTCGTCGACACATTTGCTGCATTCGCTGTCACTGTTGTTGCTACCACTGCGTTGTCTACGTAATTGCCACCAGATCGTTTCCTTGGCCATTATCCTGCTGTCGGCGCTGTCAGCTAGAGTTCCCAAGGACCAAGGACGACGTCAGCCGAgggaggaggcggaggagcggcaggaggaggaggatcgggcggaggaggaggacacGCCCTATATAGTCGCCAATCCACACCCAATCCCCACCAGCAGTGGCACTACGTCTTCGGCCAGGGGAACGGGCACAGGGGCTGCGTTAACCAGCTGGCAAagcagccacagccaccgCAGCCCCGGTGCTCAGGATCGGGATCGGTATCAGGAGGAGGACCAGGAGGAGCACCTGTTGTACTCCCAGAATCCGCAGTCCCATCTCCAGTCCCATCTTCGGCTAACGAAAACAGCCAGGGGAACGAGTAGAGGAGTGAATACAACTACAACGCAAACCACGCAACGGAGTAGATCCTCCAGAATCCAGAGTAGCAGTAGCAGCCCGAATCCCACTGCCCACTGCTGTTGGACAGCCGGAGCAGCGGTAGCATCCATAGCCACCTAAGAAAACACTCACAAcagccacagcaacagcaaataGAAACGTTCCACACACCACCCAAAAACACCCAATTACCCACAACCCCAACACAAATCAAAAGCCAGCAAGATGTCCAAGCTGTCGTTCAGAGCCCGCCATTTGGATCCGTCCAAGCAGATGCCCATCTACTTGGCCGAGGAGCTGCCCGACCTGCCCGAGTACTCAGCCATCAACCGGGCGGTGCCGCAGATGCCCAGTGGCatggagaaggaggaggagtcgGTAAGTTATCATTTTTGAGATCTCGGTTTGACAGGGACTAATTTGGATTGTCATCCTTGCAGGAACACCATCTGCAGCGGGCTATATGCGCGGGCCTAATCATCCCCACTCCCGAGGTTTTGCAGACGGACCAGCCCTTCTACGATGCCTACTATCCGCCGGACTACAAAATGCCCCGCCAAATGATCCACATGCAACGTAAGCTGACAGGACATCATTCTAAACTTGATCGAAATTGACTAAACCAAATTACAATTCCAAAACGAAATAATCTTTCAGTTATTCACTTTGTTATGTAATATTCACTTGTAATAACTCAAGTTCAcctattttaaaaagggtCCTAATCGTGAAACACCTTTCAAAGTATGCCTGAAAAATACATTCTTTAGTGAGTTAGGATCCAGAACCCTAACGAACTTCTCAATTAACGGTTGCGactaaaacattattaattgCTTGCTAGatatttttagattatttatttaaatagcaGAATAGCCATAAAGATGTGACTGTTAAATAATGTTATTAAGGAAAACCCCAACTAATTAAACTCCTCCCTTAGCTCTTGGGCTGGACACCGAGGTTCCTGACTACGACATGGACAGTGCCGACGAGGACTGGCTCAGTCAGCAGCAGCGCTTGGAGCTCACCGAATTGAAGTTCGAGCAGATGATGGACCGGCTGGAAAAGAGCTCCGGCCAAACGGTGGTCACGCTGAACGAGGCCAAGTCACTGCTCAACCAGGACGACGAGACCAGCATATCCGTCTACGACTACTGGCTAAACAAGCGCCTCAAGATGGTACTATTGCCAAAGCCTAATTGTCTGAACAAGCTAATATAACACTAATTCTAACTATCATTTTCTAGCAACACCCGCTGATCCTCACAGTGAAAACGGAGAGTCGACCCGGCGCCAGCTCCAACAACCCGTACTTGGCCTTTCGGCGGCGCACTGAGAAAATGCAAACCCGCAAGAATCGTAAGAACGATGAGGCCTCCTACGAGAAGATGCTCAAGCTGCGGTAAGAATTGAGTGAAACTGAGTCTAATGTCGGTTGAAAAATTATGTCAGTGCTGGCTAATCGTGTCATACTACATTTTCTGGAAACTTTGAACACAAAGATGTTGTTGAATTGTTCATTTCCAGACGTATTGCTATAAATTGAACTTCTATCTCGCTGATATATCAGTTGAGTCATTTATTCTTAATTTTCTTTGGTTCTATTTTGTTCTTTGCCTTGATTGTTGAGTCATTTATTTGATAAACtagtagaaaataaatattctgtCGATTTTTGATCACTAAAAGTCCTTTGACATTGAAGACATAGATTGCAAATAGTAAATCTAaagtatttgtaaattatataaaatctatgatttaattagaaaaaagtataaaatatttaagatttaaaactcttttttttaaggcttATTTTACcttggaatattttttttatcatttataaatttcaatagTTTCTAGGTAGTTTTCTTTAGGCAGCATATTTTATGACCCCGTCTTCCCTACCTGATTAACTAATCCACCTTTTCCTCGAATGTTCAATAGACGTGACCTGCAGCGCGCCACCACTATACTGGAGATGGTGCGGCGACGCGAGGAGACGAAACGCGATCATCTCAAGATGACGGTGAACATCTTTGAAAAGCGCGTCGAGATGCGCGACTTCAACGGTGCTGTCTACTCGGAGCTGAATTCTCAGTACAAGAACACAAGGTGCGTTTCGCTATGCCCCTTACTTTCGCCGAAAGGTACTGAAATACTCCTTGTTTACTTGCAGACCCGCGTATAATCCATTGTATACGAATCAATACTCACAAGGGGCGGCGGCGGTGGGAACGGCTGGTGCTATTCTGGCCGCCCTGCCCACGGGCCTGCTGCCGAGCGGTGTTGGAGCGGCGGGCAATGCAAATGTCTTCGGCTCAGCGTCGCAGTACCTGAACACGTCGAATCTGACAATGGGTAAGGGTGGGTTGATATCTTTTGAATTAACTGAAAATAGTACAAACATTTTGCGAAAACACTTGATATTTGTCGGTTTTTGGAATGTTGTTATGAATATTTGATTGGTTTCATCGAATATTtgctgaattttttttataatttaatttacttatcCATATAAAATGGGTTAatggttttataatttcttgaCTTGTTTGAATATCAGTTACTTTTTATTGCATAAATGGTACATGAATTTGCTTACCTAGctattgacatttttttttcacttgaCTTTGCCAAATCAGAGCCTTATTTCTTAATCCCTCTAAAGAAACCATAGACGTCAAAAGGACTTAAATCagttttaacaaacaaaatactcttagattaaaatatattaagattTGTCTAATGATATTACACTTCACTAAGACTAAACCTTATCGTTTGCTTCTTAATACCTTTGAAGATAGCATAGACTTCAAATcgacttaaaacatttttaccaAATATACTTagacttaataaaaaacaaaataaatcttttacagtgtacatatataatatacagTTTATTAAGATTGAAAACACCGTGTTTAATTCacatttttacttgttttccAGATGCCATCaacagtggcagtggcaacgGGAGCAGCAGTCGCAAGGAGAAGCGTACGTACAAGAAGCGCAAGCACAAACTGCCCCGCGACAAGCAGCCACACCAGCaacagccacagcagcagcaccatcagcacccacagcagcagcaacaacagtatTTGCCGGGACTGCCGGCTTCTGGAGGCGCTGGAGTCTCGCCCGCGCACCACCTGCCCCACCATCTGCACCACCTCAGCAGGCAGCAGAGCGCCTCGCCGGCGGCCAACGACTCGATCGCGGacagcgaggaggaggactACTTTGGCGCTGGGGCTCAGAATGGCAACAAACTGGGCTCGGAGAGCGAGGAGGAGACGCCGTTTGCATTTAGGCGCAGGTCGAGCTGTATTTACCTGCCGGTAAGTGTTTGTAAATCTCAACTGGAAGCCAGATGTTAACTATTCCCCTTTGCACAGACTCGTCACCGAGATGGTCGCTGGCCTTGGGACTCTGCCGACGAGGAGATGGCGCCCAGTAGAGCCTGCTCGGATGCCAAATATCGTTACACACTGACCTCCCTCAATTATCCCAGGTTTGTTGCCATTCTACTTGGCCCATGTCCATGCCCATACTCACTCCGAATCGGGCTAATCTTACAGGCCACGTTGCATCGGCTTCGCGCGTCGTCGTTTGGGTCGTGGCGGTCGTATCCTCCTTGACCGGGCCACAACAAATTACGACGACTTCTGGTCGCAGCTGGACTACACGGTGATGGAGAGCGTGGTGGCCGACAGGTGTGGCGACAAACTCAAGCCGGAGCATCCCGAGCAGTTGTGCAAACCGAGTTCGCCGCCCACGGTGGTGGATTTGATTCCCGCCGGAAAGCCCGTCGAAGGTGAGCAGCCTGTTCCGGATCTGATAAAGGTGGAACCCCCCAGCGACATGGAAAAGCCAGCAGCCGCTGCGGGTATAGAGTCCGGCCAGGAGAGCAAAGAACTGGAGGGATATGAAATGGAAGTCGAGGATGAATACCTGGCCAGCGAAGATGAGAATTTGTCAAGGCTTGGAATCTACAGCTCAGCGGTAACGTTACCCCAAAATTGGATAGAACTTCGCCAGAAACGTCGCCGCCTGCGTCGCAAGAAGCAGCAACTGCGAGAGCTAAATGCAGCCAAGCGGCTGAAAAGATCTACGGAAGCGGTGGCGAAAGCTGGAGAGGTTCAGATTCAGGAGGAAGAGGACACCAAACCAGCATTGGGTCCTTTGCCCAGGTCTTATCTCCAGCGTTTGGCTACTGGTTCTTGGTCAGAAACTCAAAAAGGAGGAAGAGGATAAGGAAGATTGCGAGAATCTCGCAACAGAGCTGCTGGAGAAGAAGGATCAGGAGCAATTGCAACCCCCGCGAGCcaatcatcagcagcagcaccaccgttccaacaacaacaacaacaacaacaccgtgttgaacaacaacaatagtagtagtagtagtaacGTTATGAATAAGGATGTTAGCATTAGCGAAAAAATCAATGTGATAAAGCAGGAGGCGGAGGAGTGTGTCGTCGGCGGAGGCGAGGATCAGCCGGTGGCCTCCACCTCGGCGGCAGCGGCCGCCGCTCGAGCCGCTGAAGCAGCCGCTGCAGCGGAGGCAGCCGCATCGACGGGCACGCTGGCACCAGCGCATCCGGGACCCTCGCTGGAGGAGGTGGCCAAGACGATAAAGCGCGAGATGATCGATGCCGACGACTCCAACGAACCGCTGAGCAGCATTCGCACAGCAGCCGTCCTGCAGTCCACGCAATCCGATGTTCCCGAACTCATGGACGATGAGGCGGAGGACGATGTCAATCTCGCTCAGCTCAGCAGCATCATCCGGCATACGGCGGTCAAGAAGGAGCTGGAGgcccagcagcaccagcaacaggTGCAGCACGAACAGATGCAGGCCGCCAGGCGGATGGAGGAGGATGAGGCCGCGCCCTGTTTGAACCAGCTGCCGGATGTGATTCGCCTGCGAAATCTGCGCAACAGCCAAGTGCACGCGAGGCCCAAGGATCTGTTCATACAAGCTCCCGTCGAGGAAGAATTCAATGCGGACTACTTGGGCGGTCTGTCGCCAACCTCCAGTCAGCGGTTGGACATCTGCAACGAGCTGCTCTCGGAGATTCGACGCGATTGGCTGCACTTCCGGCCCAAAACGCCCACGGATGAGCTGTCCGATAGCCAAGACTGCGAGGTGGGTAAGTCCTGCGATGGTCACGCGGTGGACTGGACCCAGGACACGCCAATAAGTGTGGAGCTGAACCGTTTGGGCAAGCGAGAAGCGGACGAAAACGACTCGAACTCGTACTTCCTGAGCAGCGGCTTCAAGTACACGGATCTGGAGTCGGATGCCCAGCTGCTGCAGACGGTTCAAGTTCAGGATTATGCCCGCGGCAGCAGCAAGAGTCCCAACTGCTCGGGATCCGGTTCGGGATCTGCTCTGGAATTCAACCTGAGCGGCGGCGACTCGCTAAACGACATCAACAATCTGCTGGGCGATGACGACGAGGACGACAACCACGAGCATATGCTGGACAACATACTGCAGGAGTGTGCCATGGATGATCCGAAGGCCTTGAACCAGGCCACCAGTTTCTGGAACGGCATCCTGGATGGCGAGGCAGCCGTGGACGAAGTCGAGATTGCCGATCAGCTGTTGGACTGTATTGATGAGAAGAAACCCAAGGTGGGAGCTGCCGATTTATCAAAGCGCGCTGGCCGCAATCGCAAGACGAGATTAGCGCAAAGTCCGCTGGGTAGTTCAACGTTTACCGTCTGTCCCACGGCGGATTCTCTCAAGCAGCGCGAGCTCTTCTTCAGCCAAGCACCGCCAGTGGTGGTCACGCCCAAAGAGGAACTTCCCGCGCAAGTAGAACAGCCGGAAGTGGTGGTGGCCAAGGAGGCAACGCTTTTGCCGGTGAAGCTGGAGCCGGTGGAGAAACCCCAGGCGGAGATCGTTCCTGTTGCCGCACAGGCACAACAGCTGCAGCCACAACAAGCCATTGCTCTGCCCACGACGCAGCTGATCAACATACCCGCCCAGATAACCACGcagaagcaacagcagcagcagcagccccaAGTGACGCAGTTGCTCAATCAGTTTGCCAACGCCGGACCGCAGATAATCGCACGCACGGAATACGGCGGTGGAGCGGCCGTGGGCGATATAGTGACCATCACGCCGCACACGGGTAGCAGTCCACTGCCCGCACTCACcgcgcagcagcagctgcagcaccaGTTGGCGCAGGCTCAGCTCCGCAACGTGACCGTCCAGCAGCGACAGGCGACGCCTCAACAGACCCCCAACCAGAATCAGAatccccagcagcagcagcagcagttgctcTTCCAGATGCAGCGGGATCCCTCGCGCGCCCTGACGCCCCTACAAGCTGCCGGCGCTGGCGCCACGGGCAACCACTTGATCTACACCACCAGCTGCGGCGAGATTGTCacagcagcagctgcggcggcggccacCTCCCAAAAGGTCACCTATGCCATCCAGAAGGCGGGAGTGGCCGGTGGAGGAGCCACGACCGCTTCGATTGGACCCAACACGGTCATCACGCTGTCCAATGTGAAGGTGCAGGGTGACGACAGCTCCTCCGGGGGCAGTGGCAGCTCAGGCTCCTCCAGCGTCAACATCATCAACACAGCCAGTGGCCAGCAGCTGGCCGTGCACAGCATTGCCGGGATGCAGCAGCAGGTGCAACAGGTGACCACCAGTACGCCCCTGCTGGTGGCCACGCCCTCGCGCAACAATGTGCagccgcaacagcagcagctggtgACGCAGCAGCCTTTCGTGTGGCGTCAGGTAAGCGGTACGAACACGGCGGTGGCCACCACAGCGGTGCTCTCCACCACAGTGGACTCCTCGCCGAAGGCGGTAACCAATCAGATTGTCTGGACCCGCCCGGCCACCCAGAAAAGGCAGCTCAACGGACCAGAGAATACAGGTAAGCAGAGGACAAAGAATgtacttatattttaattttttgagaaCACTGACTTTCGCTGTTATGAATTCATAAAAAAGTGtggacaatttttttattttcccattttgtCTGTAAGCACTCTTGAATTTGAAATGGCATTTAATATCTTATCTCGTATTTGCTTTCATATTATTGCACAAGCTACTTTTGGTGTTGTTAAGAACTTAATAAATGCAGATTAAAGCTGCTAAGGTTCATGAATTCGTTTAGATAGCAGttgtttggaattttaaaaatctaaaaaacattacaatttttttatggcgcaaaaaagtttattattttattgataattCTAGCTTTCTAAAAGTAAATTGATAGTTAATAGTCTTAAACAGTCCTATCTTATTCATCTACATATTATACAAAGACATTTATTTAACGCCTTTTCCTTTTACAGACGTCAACAAACTCCTGCTCAATCGGAGATTCCTGCG contains:
- the LOC128254388 gene encoding LOW QUALITY PROTEIN: uncharacterized protein LOC128254388 (The sequence of the model RefSeq protein was modified relative to this genomic sequence to represent the inferred CDS: deleted 1 base in 1 codon; substituted 2 bases at 2 genomic stop codons); protein product: MSKLSFRARHLDPSKQMPIYLAEELPDLPEYSAINRAVPQMPSGMEKEEESEHHLQRAICAGLIIPTPEVLQTDQPFYDAYYPPDYKMPRQMIHMQPLGLDTEVPDYDMDSADEDWLSQQQRLELTELKFEQMMDRLEKSSGQTVVTLNEAKSLLNQDDETSISVYDYWLNKRLKMQHPLILTVKTESRPGASSNNPYLAFRRRTEKMQTRKNRKNDEASYEKMLKLRRDLQRATTILEMVRRREETKRDHLKMTVNIFEKRVEMRDFNGAVYSELNSQYKNTRPAYNPLYTNQYSQGAAAVGTAGAILAALPTGLLPSGVGAAGNANVFGSASQYLNTSNLTMDAINSGSGNGSSSRKEKRTYKKRKHKLPRDKQPHQQQPQQQHHQHPQQQQQQYLPGLPASGGAGVSPAHHLPHHLHHLSRQQSASPAANDSIADSEEEDYFGAGAQNGNKLGSESEEETPFAFRRRSSCIYLPTRHRDGRWPWDSADEEMAPSRACSDAKYRYTLTSLNYPRPRCIGFARRRLGRGGRILLDRATTNYDDFWSQLDYTVMESVVADRCGDKLKPEHPEQLCKPSSPPTVVDLIPAGKPVEGEQPVPDLIKVEPPSDMEKPAAAAGIESGQESKELEGYEMEVEDEYLASEDENLSRLGIYSSAVTLPQNWIELRQKRRRLRRKKQQLRELNAAKRLKRSTEAVAKAGEVQIQEEEDTKPALGPLPRSYLQRLALVLGQKLKKEEEDKEDCENLATELLEKKDQEQLQPPRANHQQQHHRSNNNNNNNTVLNNNNSSSSSNVMNKDVSISEKINVIKQEAEECVVGGGEDQPVASTSAAAAAARAAEAAAAAEAAASTGTLAPAHPGPSLEEVAKTIKREMIDADDSNEPLSSIRTAAVLQSTQSDVPELMDDEAEDDVNLAQLSSIIRHTAVKKELEAQQHQQQVQHEQMQAARRMEEDEAAPCLNQLPDVIRLRNLRNSQVHARPKDLFIQAPVEEEFNADYLGGLSPTSSQRLDICNELLSEIRRDWLHFRPKTPTDELSDSQDCEVGKSCDGHAVDWTQDTPISVELNRLGKREADENDSNSYFLSSGFKYTDLESDAQLLQTVQVQDYARGSSKSPNCSGSGSGSALEFNLSGGDSLNDINNLLGDDDEDDNHEHMLDNILQECAMDDPKALNQATSFWNGILDGEAAVDEVEIADQLLDCIDEKKPKVGAADLSKRAGRNRKTRLAQSPLGSSTFTVCPTADSLKQRELFFSQAPPVVVTPKEELPAQVEQPEVVVAKEATLLPVKLEPVEKPQAEIVPVAAQAQQLQPQQAIALPTTQLINIPAQITTQKQQQQQQPQVTQLLNQFANAGPQIIARTEYGGGAAVGDIVTITPHTGSSPLPALTAQQQLQHQLAQAQLRNVTVQQRQATPQQTPNQNQNPQQQQQQLLFQMQRDPSRALTPLQAAGAGATGNHLIYTTSCGEIVTAAAAAAATSQKVTYAIQKAGVAGGGATTASIGPNTVITLSNVKVQGDDSSSGGSGSSGSSSVNIINTASGQQLAVHSIAGMQQQVQQVTTSTPLLVATPSRNNVQPQQQQLVTQQPFVWRQVSGTNTAVATTAVLSTTVDSSPKAVTNQIVWTRPATQKRQLNGPENTDVNKLLLNRRFLRKQQLQQQQIQLTKQQIQQLVQHEELDELVATTTGNSGDQMDTGDQMQQQQQQQKLSKVIKMSQLPLLVSDVNLQQQQAGSGQVQQQQLKPNSAAAIAANHNYSLHPASTAILTTQATPQQANKIFLTSSNSSGGGSTGNFTIALTSELQAAAAAANQKLHYKELPNSNLKLNFVSSAGAGEQAQQVGATTVLLNKSQQQQQQQQHQKLKTLATTGNSQTGQGDKRVLYTSLLNVKPLQKNNSGQMQMQLGPGGLQQVLRGRLNNSAIITRTLPLGTTVNSTGGAVGPTTTTIRQLVATNANNVNTQDGSLLSAKEVGKALTVEQVIASANNGGVVLPTSNNNNNNNNNGSGAGGNGGGGSVSSGVNATGAGGGGGGGGATGTGAGGVGVTSTINRXDADGSGSSSXHRAQPPLHLPSGTLLSLAATQTEASTESSENQAVAISLPQADAQVALGQLLQQPHCCCTLCLVKKSELV